The Candidatus Krumholzibacteriota bacterium genome window below encodes:
- a CDS encoding PorV/PorQ family protein, which yields MIRRTLIVISVLAALCPAARAGEPGTAGFVFLRLGNGARAAGMGEAFTAVADDATGLTWNPAGLAAVEGIELNLSHSEWIADIRFEQVSVASEMFGGTVGFNFTGLYYGDMDRYGQFPTLTPDGTFAPYDLAASVGYARDVLPNLAVGLAAKLIYEKIDFESATGWAVDIGVAHRTMIEGLSLAASLLNFGPQAKFVEEKFYPPIEMRVGASYRRDDARLRGALIVATDAVIENDSEDLKLHVGAEYTYRRIVSVRVGYKGNYYVQGATLGLGVRYDRFRFDYAYLPIEFDLGDSHRFSLSIFPGRP from the coding sequence ATGATCCGTCGAACGCTGATCGTCATATCGGTACTCGCCGCCCTCTGCCCGGCCGCGCGGGCGGGGGAACCGGGCACGGCGGGTTTCGTCTTCCTGCGACTCGGCAACGGAGCGCGCGCGGCGGGGATGGGCGAGGCCTTCACCGCCGTCGCCGACGACGCCACCGGCCTGACGTGGAACCCGGCGGGACTGGCGGCCGTCGAGGGCATCGAGCTCAATCTCTCCCATTCGGAGTGGATCGCCGACATCCGTTTCGAGCAGGTATCGGTGGCGAGCGAGATGTTCGGCGGCACGGTCGGCTTCAACTTCACCGGCCTCTACTACGGCGACATGGACCGGTACGGGCAATTCCCCACGCTCACGCCGGACGGGACGTTCGCGCCGTACGATCTCGCCGCGTCGGTCGGATACGCCCGGGACGTCCTCCCGAACCTCGCCGTCGGCCTGGCGGCGAAACTGATCTACGAGAAGATCGATTTCGAGTCCGCCACCGGCTGGGCCGTCGATATCGGTGTGGCGCACCGGACGATGATCGAGGGGCTCTCACTCGCCGCCTCGTTGCTCAACTTCGGACCGCAGGCGAAATTCGTCGAGGAGAAGTTCTACCCGCCGATCGAGATGCGCGTCGGCGCTTCCTACCGGCGCGACGACGCCCGGCTGCGCGGGGCGCTCATCGTCGCCACCGACGCCGTCATCGAGAACGACAGCGAGGATCTGAAGCTCCACGTCGGGGCGGAGTACACCTACCGGCGGATCGTCTCGGTGCGTGTCGGCTACAAGGGGAACTACTACGTCCAGGGCGCGACGCTCGGACTCGGTGTCCGCTACGACCGGTTCCGGTTCGATTACGCCTATCTGCCGATCGAGTTCGACCTCGGCGACAGTCACCGGTTCTCCCTGAGCATCTTTCCCGGCCGCCCGTAG
- a CDS encoding VCBS repeat-containing protein — translation MNGTFRTIAAAFIILCASGPAAGETALPRHPRTPPGGFYGERAVRELAAGRFAAPDTLRIIVFRAAFSDTTFLPEHGDVWYGNELRHLREYFDGASRGRFALRCDLAPGITVLSRSEAYYGEDGAWDARMAELLMELVPAVDDAIDFARYDGVAVIHAGAGQETDFVGDSARQLWSGFIDPNEMAAILADTLGTPGIPTDDRRGADTVFVDNLMVWPEDASQDGYIYGAIGIYAYQVGLRLGMVPLFDTTPSSYPDSQGIGSFGLMSYGLYNAAGFVPAFPCAFHRYLMGWLDAVDVTTDARVRLGDCNSPGAADTSLIRIPVSAHEYFLVVNRLHDADLDGIFDFGDIGGLPGVPDNEDTLLGAEFDFFLTATTNPSETIDGIKRTSTGSGIYVWHVDERVILERLAAGGRPNDEPGRKGVDLEEADGIQDLDRPGGAYAFGSYFDSFRAGSAVAFGPATAPSSLANSGVPTGVLLDGIPAAAPAVTFDVRFVGALPRTDAAVEGLAGLLGPVPADLDGDGLEELVLLADTGYVHIVRAASSADWAASVETVHVPGALWAGSPVVADTDGDGSPEIYAVARGCRLLAFDADGSFHPIDDDATPGSFTLADSLVTAPVVFEADGDDNPEIGVVSSTRGDTLHVYIAGYDLPAAGDLEQVAPRVVRFSTGREFAAVLTDPARIRFTGQAAPDTLEGICFMASSRYNVLYAVVLGFEDEGVCIWQGEGIGPATPVPPLPAPAVADIDGDGADDMIWPRAQSGLLVYSPDGMQTRRYLVSVDGDLSSAALSDVDGDGLPETAFRDRGYFRLVSPSGSTLFGWPGAIPGEALSFEADTLPAPPVIADVDGDGAAEIVFSAAGDLYALETDGRSVAGWPLPGGGAGGSSPAVLLGNGDARYLFAAGDERTIASAGQTGIGPGASRTVLTRYELPLSEPGGKEWRCYRRDASGGSRLEPAAATDPAEGLVDERSFVVYPNPATGGTVTIRVDVHRPADVRLRILTVQGEPVLDEARRHSWAAGSRVPFEMTVSTDAMAGGIYICVLEVLSEEGSWRGARKFAVIR, via the coding sequence ATGAACGGAACCTTTCGCACCATCGCCGCGGCGTTCATCATTCTCTGCGCCTCCGGACCGGCCGCCGGGGAGACGGCTTTGCCGCGGCATCCCCGGACACCGCCCGGCGGCTTCTACGGCGAGCGCGCCGTCCGGGAACTCGCCGCCGGCCGGTTCGCCGCGCCGGACACGCTGCGGATCATCGTTTTCCGCGCCGCCTTCAGCGACACGACGTTCCTTCCCGAACACGGCGACGTTTGGTACGGGAACGAACTCAGGCATCTCCGCGAGTACTTCGACGGCGCCTCGCGCGGCCGCTTCGCGCTGCGCTGCGATCTCGCGCCGGGGATCACGGTCCTCTCCCGCTCCGAGGCGTACTACGGCGAGGACGGCGCCTGGGACGCGCGGATGGCCGAACTGCTGATGGAGCTCGTCCCGGCGGTCGACGACGCGATCGATTTCGCCCGCTACGACGGCGTTGCGGTGATACACGCCGGCGCGGGGCAGGAGACCGACTTCGTCGGCGACTCGGCCCGGCAGCTCTGGTCGGGATTCATCGATCCGAACGAGATGGCGGCCATCCTCGCCGACACGCTCGGCACGCCGGGCATTCCCACCGACGACCGGCGGGGGGCCGATACCGTCTTCGTGGACAATCTCATGGTCTGGCCGGAGGACGCCTCGCAGGACGGCTATATCTACGGCGCGATAGGCATCTACGCCTACCAGGTAGGGCTGCGGCTCGGGATGGTCCCCCTCTTCGACACGACGCCGTCCTCCTATCCCGACTCCCAGGGGATCGGCTCCTTCGGTCTCATGAGCTACGGTCTCTACAACGCCGCCGGATTCGTCCCCGCCTTTCCCTGCGCCTTCCACCGGTACCTGATGGGCTGGCTCGACGCGGTCGACGTGACAACCGACGCCCGCGTCCGCCTCGGCGACTGCAACAGCCCCGGCGCGGCCGACACGTCGCTGATCCGCATACCGGTGAGCGCGCACGAGTACTTCCTCGTCGTCAACCGTCTGCACGACGCCGATCTCGACGGCATCTTCGATTTCGGCGATATCGGCGGGCTGCCCGGCGTCCCGGACAACGAGGACACGCTTCTCGGCGCCGAGTTCGATTTCTTTCTCACGGCGACCACCAACCCCTCGGAGACGATCGACGGCATCAAGCGGACGTCGACGGGGTCGGGGATCTACGTATGGCACGTCGACGAACGGGTCATCCTCGAGCGTCTCGCGGCCGGCGGCCGGCCCAACGACGAGCCCGGGCGAAAGGGAGTCGATCTCGAGGAGGCGGACGGCATACAGGATCTCGATCGTCCCGGCGGCGCCTACGCGTTCGGCAGTTATTTCGACTCCTTCCGAGCGGGATCGGCGGTCGCCTTCGGACCGGCGACCGCCCCGTCGAGTCTCGCGAACAGCGGCGTACCGACCGGCGTCCTGCTCGATGGCATCCCGGCCGCCGCGCCTGCCGTGACCTTCGACGTCCGGTTCGTCGGGGCCCTGCCGCGGACCGACGCGGCGGTCGAGGGGCTCGCCGGACTGCTTGGCCCGGTGCCGGCCGATCTCGACGGCGACGGCCTGGAGGAACTCGTCCTCCTCGCGGACACGGGGTACGTCCACATCGTGCGCGCCGCGTCGAGCGCCGACTGGGCAGCGTCGGTCGAGACCGTGCATGTGCCCGGGGCCCTGTGGGCGGGATCGCCCGTCGTCGCCGATACCGACGGCGATGGCTCTCCCGAGATCTACGCCGTCGCCCGGGGGTGCCGTCTTCTCGCGTTCGACGCGGACGGATCGTTCCACCCGATCGACGACGACGCGACGCCGGGGAGTTTCACGCTCGCCGACTCGCTGGTGACGGCGCCGGTCGTCTTCGAGGCGGACGGCGACGACAACCCGGAGATCGGCGTCGTCTCCTCGACGCGCGGCGATACGCTCCACGTGTACATCGCCGGGTACGACCTGCCGGCGGCCGGCGATCTCGAGCAGGTCGCACCGCGCGTCGTCCGGTTCTCGACCGGCCGGGAGTTCGCCGCCGTCCTCACCGACCCGGCGCGTATCCGCTTCACGGGTCAGGCCGCCCCGGATACGCTCGAGGGGATCTGCTTCATGGCCTCGTCCCGGTACAACGTGCTCTACGCCGTCGTCCTCGGCTTCGAAGACGAGGGCGTGTGCATTTGGCAGGGCGAGGGGATCGGTCCGGCGACGCCCGTGCCGCCCCTGCCCGCGCCGGCCGTCGCGGACATCGACGGGGACGGCGCCGACGACATGATCTGGCCCCGCGCGCAAAGCGGACTCCTCGTCTACTCGCCGGACGGCATGCAAACGCGGCGGTACCTCGTTTCGGTGGACGGAGACCTCTCGTCGGCCGCGCTCTCCGACGTCGACGGCGACGGATTGCCCGAGACGGCGTTCCGGGACCGGGGGTATTTCCGGCTCGTGTCGCCGTCGGGCTCGACCCTCTTCGGCTGGCCCGGGGCGATCCCCGGGGAGGCCCTCTCCTTCGAGGCGGACACGCTTCCGGCCCCGCCGGTGATCGCCGACGTGGACGGCGACGGCGCGGCGGAGATCGTCTTCTCGGCCGCGGGGGACCTCTACGCGCTCGAGACGGACGGGCGGTCTGTCGCCGGCTGGCCGCTGCCGGGCGGCGGCGCCGGCGGATCGTCCCCCGCCGTGCTTCTCGGAAACGGCGACGCGCGGTACCTCTTCGCCGCCGGCGACGAGCGAACGATCGCCTCGGCCGGACAGACGGGGATCGGACCGGGCGCGTCGCGCACCGTGCTGACGCGCTACGAACTGCCCCTCTCCGAACCCGGCGGGAAAGAGTGGCGGTGCTACCGGCGCGACGCGTCGGGCGGTTCGCGCCTGGAGCCGGCGGCCGCCACCGATCCCGCCGAAGGTCTCGTCGACGAACGGTCCTTCGTCGTCTATCCCAACCCGGCAACGGGGGGGACGGTGACGATCCGCGTCGACGTTCACCGGCCCGCCGACGTCCGTCTGCGGATCCTCACGGTCCAGGGGGAACCGGTGCTCGACGAGGCACGGCGGCACTCGTGGGCGGCGGGAAGCCGTGTCCCCTTCGAGATGACCGTTTCGACCGACGCGATGGCGGGGGGGATCTATATCTGCGTGCTCGAGGTCCTGAGCGAGGAGGGCTCGTGGCGGGGCGCGAGGAAATTCGCCGTCATCCGCTGA
- a CDS encoding sigma 54-interacting transcriptional regulator — protein sequence MPHRPDGSGEFEYEKNRPRPKYKSTGSEEELGDMHLSTENYSVALEYYEQTLQKIHQTTPNEADLVRLYRKISDCYRKKGLLREAMAFLRTASSHCEEEDEIGRGTILCRHGIILYDSGRNERALREALAAYRILRTSDEHKEVANAQLLIANCYARSGKQSEAEQFFLDALSSYRRIGDTVGESFVLNNLGLFHKNACRWGRALHFLNRALEICNEVGLTHHRVRVTLNLGIVHMKKRDFAAAESAFKQARQMAERTGDDLKYAKSTLMLGVTETKKNNFTAAEKHLMEARVIAERRGYGRELLLADEFLGDLSLGRGDLESARENYMAACTGARKSNPDGDIVAEVLRRLIHVDLLEKKFRQAIESGAEALKVARACGELHEIGFIERTIGLAHAMLKERDDAEEHINSSFRIFLEVNNPYEANRSAVMLAEYMLRYGDRQSAGRARMLAGESLSFFERNEEYGDLAETHLLLARIENELRNRDDGLLHLFEAQRLADDLKDRNLLRRVRRMRKKIERDTTGRGSEASPGLRVSREMAGFFAGDPHLRSYLDYFLVDLMRKLTVGHGFVAISGGGNGSDAMVLACRGVDEHTTRELTNWFLSRESGSGDSMLVTDAARDRRLNGARALLPGGDAPVYFHPLARGGRTFGLLFFQADGSGPEPVGLGSSFDIVSTYAGFIGFLVGGMLDGGAPASRQLPTDTEAPSCIITRNAKMFRMLSLAERVAVSDSTVLLTGETGTGKGLVARTIHNLSRRSDGKFIHVNCAALPEGVLESELFGHVKGAFTGAIADKKGLLAEANGGTVFLDEIGKTSLPIQGKLLQFLDTRQVRPVGSNEMHEVDVRLVFASKTDLMTLCREGRMLEDFFYRINDFPLRIPPLRERVDDVMLLADHYLRLHCEEMEKTVLGFSDEAVALLRGMAWPGNVRELEKIVNRAVILCDDNAIVTPAELVDADDRSVAPGACLADCIRDLERRMIAESLDRHSWNRRASAASLGISYPTLLKKIRLYGLES from the coding sequence ATGCCACACCGCCCGGACGGTAGCGGGGAATTCGAGTACGAGAAGAACCGGCCACGGCCGAAGTACAAATCGACCGGTTCCGAGGAGGAACTCGGCGACATGCACCTGTCGACCGAGAACTACTCGGTCGCCCTCGAGTACTACGAACAGACCCTCCAGAAGATACATCAGACCACGCCGAACGAGGCGGACCTCGTCCGCCTCTACCGCAAGATCAGCGATTGCTACCGGAAGAAGGGGCTCCTCCGCGAGGCGATGGCCTTCCTCAGGACCGCTTCCTCGCATTGCGAGGAGGAGGACGAGATCGGGCGCGGCACGATCCTCTGCCGTCACGGCATCATCCTCTACGACAGCGGCAGGAACGAGCGGGCCCTGCGCGAGGCCCTCGCCGCCTACCGGATCCTGCGCACGAGCGACGAGCACAAGGAGGTCGCCAACGCCCAGCTGCTGATCGCAAACTGTTACGCGCGGAGCGGCAAGCAGAGCGAGGCCGAGCAGTTCTTCCTCGACGCCCTCTCCTCGTACCGGCGGATCGGCGACACGGTGGGCGAATCCTTCGTGCTCAACAACCTGGGGCTGTTCCACAAGAACGCATGCCGCTGGGGACGGGCGCTGCACTTCCTCAACCGGGCGCTCGAGATCTGCAACGAGGTCGGCCTGACCCACCACCGGGTGCGCGTGACGCTGAATCTCGGCATCGTTCACATGAAGAAGCGCGATTTCGCCGCGGCCGAAAGCGCTTTCAAGCAGGCGCGGCAGATGGCCGAGCGGACAGGGGACGATCTCAAGTACGCCAAGTCGACGCTGATGCTCGGCGTCACCGAGACGAAGAAGAATAATTTCACCGCGGCGGAGAAGCACCTCATGGAGGCCCGCGTCATCGCCGAACGCCGCGGATACGGCCGGGAGCTGCTCCTCGCCGACGAGTTCCTCGGCGATCTCTCGCTCGGGCGGGGCGATCTCGAAAGCGCCCGGGAGAACTACATGGCCGCCTGCACGGGCGCGCGGAAGTCGAACCCCGACGGCGACATCGTCGCGGAGGTGCTGCGGCGTCTCATCCACGTGGATTTGCTCGAGAAGAAGTTCCGGCAGGCGATCGAATCGGGCGCCGAGGCGCTGAAGGTCGCCAGGGCCTGCGGGGAACTGCACGAGATCGGGTTCATCGAGCGGACGATCGGCCTCGCCCACGCCATGCTGAAGGAACGCGACGATGCCGAGGAACACATCAACTCGAGTTTCCGCATCTTCCTCGAGGTGAACAATCCGTACGAGGCGAACCGCTCCGCGGTGATGCTCGCCGAATACATGCTCCGGTACGGCGACCGGCAGTCCGCCGGTCGCGCACGGATGCTCGCGGGCGAATCCCTCTCCTTCTTCGAGCGCAACGAGGAATACGGCGATCTCGCCGAAACGCACCTGCTGCTCGCCCGCATCGAGAACGAGCTGCGGAACCGCGATGACGGCCTGCTGCATCTCTTCGAGGCGCAGCGCCTCGCCGACGATCTCAAGGATCGCAATCTCCTCCGCCGCGTGCGGCGGATGCGGAAGAAGATCGAGCGCGATACGACCGGGCGCGGCTCCGAGGCCTCCCCGGGCCTCCGCGTTTCCCGGGAGATGGCCGGGTTCTTCGCGGGCGATCCGCACCTTCGCTCGTACCTCGACTACTTCCTCGTCGACCTCATGCGGAAGCTGACGGTCGGGCACGGCTTCGTCGCCATCTCGGGCGGCGGAAACGGCAGCGACGCGATGGTGCTGGCGTGCCGCGGCGTCGACGAGCACACGACGCGCGAACTGACCAACTGGTTCCTCTCACGCGAGAGTGGCTCCGGAGACAGCATGCTCGTCACCGACGCGGCGCGCGACCGCCGGCTGAACGGCGCGCGGGCACTGCTTCCCGGCGGCGACGCGCCGGTCTATTTCCACCCGCTCGCGCGGGGCGGAAGAACCTTCGGGCTCCTCTTCTTCCAGGCAGACGGCAGCGGCCCGGAGCCGGTCGGCCTCGGTTCGAGCTTCGATATCGTTTCGACATACGCCGGGTTCATCGGTTTCCTCGTGGGGGGGATGCTCGACGGCGGCGCGCCCGCGTCGAGGCAGTTGCCGACCGACACGGAGGCGCCGTCGTGCATCATCACGCGGAACGCGAAGATGTTCCGCATGCTCAGCCTCGCCGAGCGGGTGGCCGTTTCCGACTCGACGGTCCTTTTGACGGGGGAGACCGGTACGGGGAAGGGGCTCGTCGCCAGGACGATCCACAACCTGAGCCGTCGGAGTGACGGGAAGTTCATCCACGTCAACTGCGCCGCCCTTCCCGAGGGCGTGCTCGAGAGCGAGCTCTTCGGCCACGTGAAGGGCGCTTTCACCGGCGCGATCGCCGACAAGAAGGGGTTGCTCGCCGAGGCGAACGGCGGCACGGTCTTCCTCGACGAGATCGGCAAGACCTCGCTGCCCATCCAGGGCAAGCTGCTCCAGTTCCTCGACACGCGGCAGGTCCGCCCCGTCGGGAGCAACGAGATGCACGAGGTCGACGTCCGGCTCGTCTTCGCATCGAAGACCGATCTCATGACGCTCTGCCGCGAGGGACGGATGCTCGAGGATTTCTTCTATCGCATCAACGATTTCCCGTTGAGGATCCCGCCGCTGCGCGAGCGCGTCGACGACGTCATGCTCCTCGCCGACCATTACCTCCGCCTGCACTGCGAGGAGATGGAAAAGACCGTCCTCGGCTTCTCCGACGAGGCGGTCGCCCTGCTGCGCGGCATGGCCTGGCCCGGGAACGTCCGGGAACTGGAGAAGATCGTCAATCGGGCCGTGATCCTCTGCGACGACAACGCGATCGTCACCCCGGCGGAACTCGTCGACGCCGACGATCGCAGCGTGGCTCCCGGCGCCTGCCTCGCCGACTGCATCCGCGATCTCGAACGGCGGATGATCGCCGAATCGCTCGACCGGCACTCGTGGAACCGGCGCGCGTCGGCGGCGTCCCTGGGCATCAGCTACCCGACGCTCCTCAAGAAGATCCGTCTCTACGGGCTCGAATCCTGA
- a CDS encoding sigma-54-dependent Fis family transcriptional regulator: MSKRVLIVDDEASIRSSLERLLSFEKFKTFTAPDGEKALEVVAGERIDLVLLDIKMPGMDGLEVLQKIGRMRSDLPVVIISGHGTIQTAVEATKLGAFDFIEKPIDLERLLLTVRNGITQGELARQNVQLKERVGGTVIVGEHPSIGAILETVARVAPQTARVLIMGESGSGKELVARRIHELSPRAEEPFIEVNCAAIPEELIESELFGHEKGSFTGAVSQRIGKFELADGGTLFLDEVGDMSLSAQAKVLRVLQESVFERVGGAETKKVDVRVIAASNKDLLDEAGRGNFREDLFYRLNVVPLTIPPLRERRSDIPLLVDYFLAEVAAELGAPVKRLSPAALDALMDYSWPGNVRELRNLIERLCILTSGDSIELADLPALELLREEDKMKNVFGMRTYQEFRDVTEKEFLTRKLVENGGNVSRTARVLGMQRSNLYKKLEKHGIEFRGGREPSDD, from the coding sequence ATGAGCAAACGCGTGCTGATCGTCGACGACGAGGCGAGCATCCGAAGCTCGCTCGAGAGGCTTCTCTCCTTCGAGAAGTTCAAAACGTTCACCGCTCCCGACGGGGAGAAGGCCCTCGAGGTCGTCGCGGGGGAGCGGATCGACCTCGTGCTGCTCGATATCAAGATGCCCGGCATGGACGGGCTCGAGGTGCTCCAGAAGATCGGGAGGATGCGGAGCGATCTTCCCGTCGTGATCATATCGGGCCACGGCACGATACAGACGGCGGTCGAGGCGACGAAACTCGGCGCCTTCGATTTCATCGAGAAGCCGATCGATCTCGAGCGGCTTCTCCTGACCGTGCGCAACGGCATCACGCAGGGCGAGCTCGCCCGCCAGAACGTCCAACTGAAAGAGAGGGTGGGCGGCACGGTGATCGTCGGCGAGCACCCTTCCATCGGCGCCATCCTCGAGACGGTCGCTCGCGTGGCGCCGCAGACCGCGCGCGTCCTCATCATGGGGGAGAGCGGTTCGGGCAAGGAACTCGTCGCCCGCCGCATCCACGAACTCAGCCCCCGGGCGGAGGAGCCCTTCATCGAGGTGAACTGCGCCGCCATCCCGGAGGAGCTGATCGAGAGCGAACTCTTCGGCCACGAGAAGGGCTCATTCACCGGCGCCGTCTCGCAGCGCATCGGCAAGTTCGAGTTGGCCGACGGCGGCACGCTCTTCCTCGACGAGGTCGGGGACATGAGCCTCTCCGCCCAGGCGAAGGTCCTGCGCGTACTGCAGGAGTCGGTCTTCGAACGCGTCGGGGGCGCCGAGACGAAGAAGGTCGACGTGCGCGTGATCGCCGCCTCGAACAAGGACCTGCTCGACGAGGCTGGGAGGGGGAACTTCCGCGAGGATCTCTTCTACCGCCTGAACGTCGTGCCGCTCACGATCCCGCCGCTGCGCGAGCGACGCAGCGATATCCCGCTGCTGGTCGATTATTTCCTCGCCGAGGTCGCCGCCGAGCTCGGCGCGCCGGTCAAGCGTCTCTCCCCGGCGGCCCTCGACGCGCTGATGGACTACTCGTGGCCGGGGAACGTCCGGGAACTGCGCAACCTCATCGAGCGGCTCTGCATCCTGACGAGCGGCGACTCGATCGAACTCGCCGACCTGCCGGCCCTCGAGCTGCTCCGCGAAGAGGACAAAATGAAGAACGTCTTCGGCATGCGGACCTACCAGGAATTCAGGGACGTCACCGAGAAGGAGTTCCTCACCAGGAAGCTCGTCGAGAACGGCGGTAACGTGTCGCGCACGGCGCGCGTGCTCGGCATGCAACGGAGCAACCTCTACAAGAAGCTCGAAAAGCACGGGATCGAGTTTCGTGGCGGCCGGGAGCCTTCAGACGATTAA
- the rlmN gene encoding 23S rRNA (adenine(2503)-C(2))-methyltransferase RlmN, translated as MNRTNIKNLAPDELAAAMAALGEPRHRARQIMKWLYRKAAANFDEMTDLPLELRADLARRYETTALETVGSVRSGADGSQKFLLELRDGERIEAVLMDTCDHKTICISSQVGCPLGCRFCRTGDGGFVRDLDAAEILDQILFFVREHLPPRRRFNIVFMGMGDPLLNLDHLARAIGTINHPDGLQLREKRITVSTIGLPGPIRELARTDLRFGLAVSLNATTDEARRRLMPGARDMVETLDAAEFFARARGMRVTLEYVLLAGENDTDADAERLAGLTAGRPFKINLIPFNEWEGCFFRRPSDESVDRFAGLLLPRAPAVTVRRSRGGDIDAACGQLRARRTGD; from the coding sequence GTGAACCGAACGAACATAAAGAATCTCGCCCCCGACGAGCTCGCCGCGGCGATGGCCGCCCTCGGCGAACCGCGCCACCGCGCCCGGCAGATCATGAAATGGCTCTACCGGAAGGCGGCGGCCAACTTCGACGAGATGACCGATTTGCCCCTCGAGCTGCGCGCCGATCTCGCGCGGCGCTACGAGACGACCGCCCTCGAGACGGTCGGGAGTGTACGCTCCGGAGCCGACGGGAGCCAGAAGTTTCTCCTCGAGCTCCGTGACGGAGAGCGTATCGAGGCCGTTCTCATGGACACCTGCGACCACAAGACGATCTGCATTTCCAGCCAGGTGGGCTGCCCGCTCGGCTGCCGCTTCTGCCGGACGGGCGACGGCGGCTTCGTCCGCGATCTCGACGCGGCCGAGATACTCGACCAGATCCTCTTCTTCGTCCGGGAGCACCTGCCGCCGCGCCGCCGGTTCAATATCGTCTTCATGGGAATGGGGGATCCGCTGCTCAATCTCGACCATCTCGCCCGGGCGATCGGAACGATCAATCACCCCGACGGCCTCCAGCTGCGCGAGAAGCGCATCACCGTCTCCACGATCGGCCTGCCCGGTCCGATCCGCGAACTGGCCCGGACGGATCTTCGTTTCGGCCTCGCCGTCTCCCTCAACGCGACGACCGACGAGGCGCGGCGGCGGCTCATGCCGGGAGCGCGCGACATGGTCGAGACGCTCGACGCCGCCGAGTTCTTCGCCCGCGCACGGGGAATGCGCGTCACCCTCGAGTACGTCCTCCTCGCCGGGGAGAACGACACGGACGCCGACGCGGAGCGTCTCGCCGGGCTGACGGCCGGCCGACCCTTCAAGATCAACCTGATCCCCTTCAACGAGTGGGAGGGCTGTTTTTTCCGGCGGCCGTCCGACGAATCGGTCGACCGGTTCGCCGGCCTCCTGCTCCCCCGTGCTCCCGCCGTCACGGTCAGACGCAGCCGCGGCGGCGACATCGACGCCGCCTGCGGCCAGCTCCGGGCCCGCCGGACCGGCGACTGA
- a CDS encoding BamA/TamA family outer membrane protein: MWLSFSGGTIHEMDDWREKARRELEPYVGNVIDTIVVSGNDHTRRTAIVREMATRPGEPLDHDRIVRDTSWLWGLGWFTEVNIRAEVCETGRCRVLVHVEERPGLFMKYPYPVVNYDIDDGVTYGIKWKVKNFRGLGEQLSFSATRHNEKEHGGSVSWSMPWAFGRRFQLRSSVFNYRRLEEPSGDDYIKARTGAELIVGVPVTDDLIRQFWLFASLSYEVRESVFDMASWMDGYNGRPYRQNLYSIGAALSFDSRDNRIAPRRGTVQYASIRRYEALHGVDQQYSFYKAASYYYIPAGPVGTFIIAANGDFRDGDVPPFFEIGLGGRNDLRGYTDPPGSRRRARLLGTIQLRHKLLGPRIFSIPRIGRFDLTVNGVIFADNGALMRDIGDIERTTFTTSGGFGFEILSPVQDLIRIEAAFCDGNTPHYYVTSGLRF; encoded by the coding sequence ATGTGGCTGTCCTTCTCGGGCGGCACGATACACGAGATGGACGACTGGCGCGAGAAGGCCCGCCGCGAGCTCGAGCCCTACGTCGGCAACGTCATAGACACGATCGTCGTCAGCGGCAACGACCACACGCGGCGGACGGCGATCGTCCGCGAGATGGCCACGCGCCCCGGCGAGCCCCTCGATCACGACCGGATCGTCAGGGACACCTCCTGGCTCTGGGGCCTCGGCTGGTTCACCGAAGTCAACATCCGCGCCGAGGTATGCGAAACCGGGCGCTGCCGCGTTCTCGTCCATGTCGAGGAGCGCCCCGGCCTGTTCATGAAATATCCCTACCCGGTGGTCAACTACGACATCGACGACGGGGTGACCTACGGGATCAAGTGGAAGGTGAAGAACTTCCGCGGTCTCGGCGAGCAGCTCTCCTTCTCGGCCACGAGGCACAACGAGAAGGAGCATGGCGGATCGGTCTCGTGGAGCATGCCGTGGGCGTTCGGACGCCGGTTCCAGCTCCGCTCGTCCGTCTTCAACTACCGCCGTCTCGAGGAACCCTCGGGCGACGACTACATCAAGGCGCGCACGGGGGCGGAACTCATCGTCGGCGTGCCCGTGACCGACGATCTCATCCGCCAGTTCTGGCTCTTCGCCAGCCTCTCCTACGAGGTGCGCGAATCGGTCTTCGACATGGCCTCCTGGATGGACGGCTACAACGGCAGGCCCTACCGCCAGAATCTCTACTCGATCGGCGCCGCGCTGAGTTTCGACAGCCGGGACAACCGTATCGCCCCGCGCCGAGGCACCGTCCAGTACGCCAGCATCCGGCGGTACGAGGCCCTGCACGGCGTCGACCAGCAGTACTCCTTCTACAAGGCGGCGAGCTACTACTACATCCCGGCCGGACCCGTCGGAACGTTCATCATCGCGGCCAACGGCGATTTCCGGGACGGTGACGTGCCCCCGTTCTTCGAGATCGGTCTCGGCGGACGCAACGACCTGCGCGGCTACACCGATCCGCCCGGCTCGCGGCGGAGGGCGCGGCTGCTCGGGACGATCCAGCTCCGCCACAAGCTCCTCGGGCCGCGCATCTTCTCGATCCCGCGCATCGGACGCTTCGACCTCACCGTGAACGGCGTGATCTTCGCCGACAACGGCGCGCTCATGCGTGACATCGGCGACATCGAGCGCACCACCTTCACGACATCGGGGGGATTCGGCTTCGAGATCCTCTCGCCGGTACAGGACCTCATCCGCATCGAGGCCGCTTTCTGCGACGGGAACACCCCTCATTATTACGTGACGTCCGGGCTCCGTTTCTGA